From Caldilineales bacterium:
GGGCCGTGCGGGCGATCGAGGAAGGTTTCATCCAGCGGGAGATCCAAGACGCAGCCTATCGCGCCCAACAGGCCATCGAAGCGAAGCGCGAAGTGGTGGTGGGGGTCAACCGCTTTCAGGTCGAGGAAGCACACGAGCGGGAGTTGCTGCGGGTGAATGAGACGGTGCAGGCGGAACAGATCGCCCGCGTCCAGGCTGTGCGCGACCGCCGCGATCCGGCTCGCGCCGCCTCCTGGCTCGATCGCATCGCCGCCGTCGCCCGCGACCCGCAGGCGCCGTTGATGCCGCTCTTCGTAGGCGCCGTGCAGGAGTACGTCACCCTGGGCGAGATCTGCGGCGTGCTGCGACGGGTGTTCGGCGAATATCAACCCTCGACCTTGCTCTGACTGCCATGACCGCCCCTTTCAGCTACATCGACGCCCGCTCCGCCGACAAACAGCCCAACTCGCGCATGTGTTTCGTCTGCGGGATGGAGAATCCGGCCGGGCTACACGCCCATTTCTACCAGATGGATGAGAACACCTGCCTGGGCCGCTTTCTGCCTGCGCCCCACCACCAGGGCTATCCCGGCCGGGTGCACGGCGGCATTGTGGCGGCCATGCTCGACGAGACGATGGGGCGGGCGATCTGGTCGGATCGCACGGCCTGGGGCGTGACCGCGGAGTTGACCATCCGTTACAAGGCGCCGACGCCGATGGGCGAGATGCTGACGGTGGTGGGGCGGATCACCGAGTCGAAAGGCCGTGTCTTCCTGGCCGAAGGCACGTTGATGCTGGCCGATGGCGCCGTGGCGGTGGTGGCGACTGGCAAGTTCGTCCGCCTGCCGCTGGACACGATCTTGCAGGACGGGGCCGAGGGCCTCGATCCGAACTTGGAGTTGTTTGTGATCCCGGAGGAAACCCGATGATCCGTCGTATCAACCATATCGCCATCGTCGTCGCCAATCTCGACCAGGCCCTGCGCACCTATCAAGATCGCCTGGGCCTGGCCATGACCAAACGCCTGCTGATGCCCGAACAGGAGGTCGAGATCGCGTTCCTGCCCGCCGGCGAAAGCGTGATCGAACTCATCCAACCTGTCACCGAAACCTCGGGCGTGGCCAAATACCTGGCCAGCCGCGGCGAAGGTTTGCACCACATCTGCCTGGAGGTGGAGGATGTGCGCGCGACGATGGAGGAACTGGCCGCGCGCGACGTGCGCCTGATCAACGAGCAGCCCATCCGCGCGGCCGAGGGCTACGGTGTTTTTGCTCATCCCAAGTCCGCGCACGGGGTGTTGATCGAGTTCTTGCAGCCGTATGAGGGGTAGACAGGTAGATAGGTAGACAAGTAGACAAGTAGATAGGTAGACAAGGAGAAAGTAGACAGGTAGGCGAGGAATGAGTAAAAAGTGAGAGGATGAGATTATGGTCAATGTTTGTGTTTTCTTCGATCCCTTCGTGTCTTTGTGTCTGGTATTTCGATCATGGCGCTGATTCTTGGCATCGAGACCTCTTGCGATGAGACGGCCGTGGCGGTGGTGGAAGACGGCCGGCGCATCCACAGCAATGTCATCGCCACGCAGATCGATCTGCACCGGCAGTATGGCGGCGTCTTCCCCGAGGTGGCGGCGCGGCAACATCTGCTGACCCTGTTGCCGGTCGTCGCCGAGGGGCTAGAGCGGGCGCGGGTTGGCTGGGAGCAGATCGAGGCCGTGGCCGTCACCTGCGGGCCGGGGCTGGCGGGTTCGCTGCTGGTGGGGGTCAATGCGGCCAAAGGGATCGCCTGGGCGCGCGGGCTGCCGTTGGTGGGCGTCAATCATCTGGAGGGCCATGTCTATTCCAACTGGGTGGAGGTGGAAGGAAGGCGGGTGGAGGAGCGCTTTCCCGTGCTGGTGTTGATCGTCAGCGGCGGCCACACCGAGCTGATCGCCATGACCGGGCACGGGTGTTATCGGCGTTTGGGCGGAACGATCGACGATGCCGCCGGTGAGGCGTTCGACAAGGTTGCGCGTTTGTTAGGGTTGGGGTATCCTGGGGGGCCAGCAATCCAGCGCGCGGCCGCCGCTGGCCGAGTGGCCTTCGATCTGCCTCGGGCCTGGCTTCCTGGCCGGCACGATTTCAGCTTCAGCGGCCTCAAGACGGCCGTCCTGCGGGCCGTCCAGTCGCAATCCTCCGGCCAAGACGCCGCCGCCAGCCTGGATCCGCAGATCGTGGCCGACCTGGCAGCGTCGTTTCAGCAAGCAGTGGTCGATGTGCTGGTCGGCAAGACCTTGCGAGCAGCCGAGGCCATCGAGGCCACCCAGGTCTGTGTTTGTGGCGGCGTGGCCGCCAACTCCGCCTTACGCCAGGCCATGACCGACCGCTCCCCCCGACCGCTATTTGTTCCCCCTCTTTCGCTGTGCACCGACAATGCAGCTATGATCGCCGCCGCCGGCTTCTATCGCTGGCAGCATGGTCAGCAGGATGGCCTTGACCTCGATGTCACTGCCAACCTGGCCCTGGCCTGATCGATTTAGAGGAGTCCATGATGAAACCCATTTCTGTAGCACAACGCGTCGAGCGGACGGGCGAAGCATCGCTCGGCCCGGATGAGACCGGCAATCTGACGACCTACTTGATCTATGGCAAACTGGCGCCCAACGAGGCGGGGCGGCGTTTGCGGCCGGGCCAGGGGCGTGAGGAGATTTTCTACGTGATCAATGGCCGTGTGCGGATGGAGACTTCGGGCCTGGGCGAGGAAGTGGTGGACGAAGGCAGCGCCGTCCCCATGCCGGAAGGATCGGACTGCTGGGTGAGCAACATCACACCGACAACGGTGCAGTATGTCATTGCCGGCGGCTTCACCGAGCCGGTGCACTTCTTACATCGGGTGCAGCAGGCTCAGGCAGCCACGATCTATCAGAGCAGGCGCTAAACTTACGTCAGGCGATTGCCTTGCGATCACAGCCCGAACCACGGCCACGGTTCGGGCTGTTGCTTTTTGCGGCCTTTGTTCCCCGCCGGCGAAGTCATTTGACAGCGACAGCGGATCATGGTAAGTTCCACTCCTTCTGGCTGCGGGTTTGCCGATGCCGTGCTGTCCGACCATCTTCGGATGGCCCGAAGGCAATAACTTCGCTTTGCTGTCGCCGTTCAATTTGTTCTCCTCTCCCTTTTCTTCTCGACCCCCCGGTTTTCAGGAGACGCCGCCCGTGAGCGAACCCATCATCATTGCCCGAGACGTCCACAAATGGTTTGGTCATTTCCATGCGCTGCGCGGGGTCAACATGGAAGTGCAGAAAGGCGAGGTTATCGTCATCTTCGGCCCGTCTGGCTCCGGCAAATCCACCTTTATCCGCACCATCAACCGGCTCGAAGACCATCAGAAGGGCACGATCATCGTTGATGGTGTGGAACTGACCCATGACACGCGCAACATTGCCACCATCCGCCGCGAGGTGGGGATGGTGTTCCAGCAGTTCAACCTCTTCCCCCACCTCACCGTCCTCCAGAACGTGACTTTGGGGCCGATCCAGGTGCGAAAATGGAAGAAGGAGAAGGCCGAGGAAGTGGCGATGCAGTTGCTGACGCGCGTCGGCATCCCCGACCAGGCCGCCAAGTTTCCCGGCCAGCTATCGGGCGGGCAGCAACAGCGCGTGGCCATTGCCCGCGCCCTGGCCATGCAGCCCAAGGTGATGCTGTTCGACGAACCCACCTCGGCCCTGGATCCGGAGATGATCAAAGAGGTGCTGGAGGTGATGATGGAGCTGGCCCAGAGCGGGATGACGATGTTGGTGGTCACGCACGAGATGGGCTTCGCCCGCGCCGTGGCCAGCCGGATGTTCTTCTTCGACCAGGGCGCCATCGTCGAGAGCGGCCCCCCGCGACAGGTTTTCGAAAACCCGCAGGAAGAACGCACGAAGCTGTTCTTGTCGCAGATTTTGCAGCACTGAGCGGTTGGCTGAGGGCAGGCGGATGAACGCAGATTGGCCGCATAGCGAAGACGCACCCGGCGCCACGCGGCCAGCGCCCCTGGCCGCCAACATCGCCTACCTGCTCGGCTGTCTGGCCGACCTCCTGGCCATTCCCAGCCCCAGCGGTCTGGCAGGCCCGGCGCTGGACTATGTGGAGGGGGCGTTGACGGCGTTGGGGTTGCAGCCGCACCGCCTGCGCAAGGGGGTGCTGACGGCATGGTGGGATGGCGCCGCCGCCACCGCCCCGCGTGCGCTCACCGCCCATGTCGATACCTTGGGGGCCATGGTCAAGCGGATCAGGCATAACGGGCGTCTGCAGCTCACCCGCCTGGGCGGTTTCGACTGGACGTCGGTCGAAGGGGAGGGTTGCTGGGTGCTGCTAGGGGATGGGCGCAGGCTGCGAGGAAGCCTTTTGCCTCACTATGCGTCCAAGCACGTGTTTGGGCCTGCGACCGAAGATTTGCCTCGTGCAGACGAAAGCATGGAGCTACGGCTGGACGCCTCCGTCACCGGGCCGTGGGATGCCCAGGCGTTGGGCGTCGAGGTTGGGGATTTTGTGGTCTTCGACCCCCGGCTGGAAACGGGCCACAACGGCTATGTGCGGGGTCGCTATCTCGACAACAAGGCCGTTGTCGCCTGTCTGTTGGCGGCGGTGCGCGCCCTGAACGATGCCAACCAGCAGCCGGCGCAATCCACCCTCCTTCATTTCTGCGATTTCGAGGAAGTGGGGCACGGCGGCGCCCATGGCCTGCCCGCTGACCTGGCGGAGCTGGTGGCTTTGGATATTGGGCCTGTGGGCGAGGGGCAGGCTTCGACCGAACACGCCGTCAGCATCTGCGTCAAAGACCTCAACGGCCCCTATCACGTCGATCTCACGCGACGGCTGCGCGATCTGGCCCGCAGCGAGAATATCAACTACCGGACGGACATCTACCCCTATTATGGCTCGGACGGAGCGGCCTATTGGCGGGCGGGCGGCGGGGCGCAGGTGGCGTTGATCGGGCCGGGCGTCGATGCCACCCATCACTACGAACGCACGCACGAAGACGCCCTCGACGCCACGACGCGCTTGATTGCGGCTTATGTCAGCCGGGCGTGAGGGGTGTTCCGTGTTGCGTGTTGCGTGTTGCGTGTTGCGTGAAACGTGAGGCGTATGAATGGCTGGCTGCTCACGTTTTAGCCTTTGTCAGGCCCGGGGTGGGCTGTTTCACGAGCCTGGTTGCACATCAATCTGGCGATGAAGGCGCCGGCTGAACCAGATAAAGCCCCTTCTGGCGGATGTAGTCGCGCACGGGTTCGGGTAGTTGGTAGCGCACACTGTGCCCACTCTCCATTTTCTGGCGGAGATGGTGGGAGGCAATGCTGACGCCGGGCATGGGCAGCAGGGTGACATCGTGGATGATGCCGGGGAGGGCGTCTTCGAGGGGAACCCAATCGACTACATAGCCCGGTCGGGTGGCGGCGGCCAGCCGGGCCAGGCGGCGAATCCGCTCTGGCTCGCGCCAGTTGGGGAAGTCGATGAGTGAGTCCAATCCCATCAAGAACCACATCTCCACGCCTTCGCCGATCTGCTGTCGCATGATCTCGACCATGTCGGCGGTGAAGTGCGGCCCCTTGCGCTGGAGGTCGATGGGCGAAATGCTGAAGGCCGGGTTGTCGTCGATGGCAAGGTGAAGCATGGCCAGGCGGTCATCGGCGCGCGCCTCGACCTGACCGCGCTTGTGGGGAGGATCGGCAGCGGGGACGAAGAAGACATGGTCGAGCTGGAGTGTGTCGCGAGCGGTTTCGGCCAGGATCAGATGCCCGATGTGGACGGGGTCGAAGGTGCCGCCGAGAAGTCCGATTCGGTTCATGGTGGTGGGAATCAGGCCGGAGCCAGGATCGACGCCAGGGTGGCGCGCAACCGCTGGTAGGTCTCGCCCAACCATTCGGGCAAGATGCGGGTGTTGGCAACGATGGGCATGAAGTTCGTGTCGCCAGACCAGCGCGGGACGATGTGGACGTGGAGATGGTCGGCCAGCCCGGCCCCGGCCGCCTTGCCCAGGTTGAGGCCGACATTGAAGCCGTGCGGTTGCAGGGTGCGCTGGAGCAGGTGCTTGGCCAGGGTGGTCATCTGCATCAGCTCGAGCTGAGTGGCGTCGTCCATCGCTTCCAGGTCAGAGACATGCAGGTTGGGCAAGACCATCAGGTGGCCGTTGTTGTAGGGATAGCGATTGAGGATGATGAAGGTGCGCTCACTCCGCAGGAGGATGAGGTTGTCGGCGTCGTGCGAAGCGTCCTGAGAGAGGTAATCGCAGAAGGGGCAGTCCACGGCTTTGGGGTTGACGACATACTCGCGGCGCCACGGAGTGTAGAGTCGTTCCATCATTGGCTTGGGCGGAGATCAGAGAGGGTCGGCTTACCAGGATGCGACCGCGGTTTGGAGGGCGGTTTCGACATTGACAACGCCCATGATCACGTCCAGGGCCGCCCGGTGGAGGCTGCGGATGAACGTGGCATCGCTTGTCCAGGCGGGTGGGCGGGTGGCGGTGTCGAGGGCGTCGGCGGCGAAGGCGGTGTAGTTGTCGGACGGCCAGGCGGCCAGCGCCGAGCGACGAGCGGGCAGGTAGTGTGCGGCCAGGCTCCAGCGCGACAGGAAGTCTGGCGCCATCAAACGTTCGACCAAACGGATACAGAGCGCCTGACGTTCTTCGTCGGCGCTGACGATGGCAAAGGCCCAGCCGTGGGCAATGTAGCGGGGGGTGCTGTCGGCGGTGGGGACGGGGCCGAAGCGGAGCAAGGTGGCCTGCTGGCGGTCGCGTAGCCACAGTTGGCTGGTGGTATCGGCCATGACCACGCCGCCCTGCAAGACGCGCGGCCAGGTGTCGGAGGCGCTGCCAGCTTGGGCGGTGCTGCTATCCAACAAGGCATTGGCGCGGGCGGTCTGGTAGAGGCCCAGCAGTCGGCGCAGGGCGGCTTCGTTGCGCAGGGGGTCTTCACCGGGTTCGACCGTGCTGAGGTAGTGGATAAGGACGGCATCGGGTAGAGTGGTTTCGGCGCCGGCGGCAGGAAAGGCATACGTGGCCTGAGTCTCGAGCAGAATGTCCCAGTTGACGGGGGGATCGCCGATGGCGGAGGGTTGAAAGGCCAGGTGCTCGACCGAGGCGACGAACGGCAGGGCGTACCAACCCTGGTCGGTGCGAGCCACCGTGCGGGCAAAGGAAAAGAGATCAGCAGTCAGGTTGGGATCGATGAGGTCATCGAGCGGCTGTAACAAGCCCTTGCTGGCCGCCACTTCGGCCCTATCCAGCGGCAGGGCGATGAGATCGGGCAGGATGGCCGGCGCCACCGGCTGGCTGACCACGAGGAAATCGAGCAGGCCGCCTTCGTCGGACGATGTCTTGACGATGATCTCGATCTCCGTTCCTTCTTCGTCGCCAAAGCGCGTGATCATCTGGCGCAGTTGGTCTGCAGCGTCGTCGTCTTCCATCACCATCCAGTCGGGCAACCAGAGCACGAGCGGTTTGGGCAGGTTGGGCGCGGGCGTGACATCGGCCAGGGACGACTCAGCCGCCGCCGTGCTGGTGGGCGTGGGTGAGGGGGTGGGAGCCGGGAGCTGCGGCTCGCAGGCAGCCAGCGCGAATAGCAGGGCAATCAGGAGGGCGAACACGGCGCGAGGCATGGGCCGATTATACTTGCACTGGCCTCAATCCGCCGAACACCGAACCGGGCAGATGTTGCAGCGGTCGAGAGGCTGGCTGAGCATTTCCGTGTTGCGTGTTGCGTGTTGCGTGTTCCGTGGTGCGTGGGGCATGGTGCGTGGGGCGTGAAACATGGAGCGTTAGGCGCTATCCGGCCGGTGATGGTATAGTTGGCCGGTTTCTCCCGACCGCTCTTCCTTCGCCCCTGCCTGCTACCCTATGTCCACTCTGCTGGTCTCTCCTGGCCCCCTGGTTGGCGCTGCCCGCGTCCCTGCCGACAAGTCGATCACGCATCGGGCACTGCTGTTCGGCGCCATCGCCCACGGCGTCAGCCGGGTGCGCAATTTCCTGGATGGCGGCGACTGCCGCGCCACCCTGGGCGTCGTCAGGGCGCTGGGTGTGGAGGTGGAGGAGCCGGCCACGGGCGAGTGGCGCCTCCATGGCCGCGGGCTGCGAGGCCTGCAGGAGCCGGAGACGGCGCTGGATTGCGTCAACAGCGGCACCACGGCGCGCTTGCTGACCGGTCTGCTGGCGGGCCAGAGCTTCCACAGCGTGGTGGTGGGCAGCCCACAGCTGCGCAAGCGCCCGATGGCGCGGGTGGTGGAGCCGTTGCGTCAGATGGGCGCCGACATCGGCGGACGGGAGGGCGGTCGCCTGCTCCCGCTCTCGATCCGGGGGCGCGAACTGGCCGGGTTCGACTACACGCTGCCGGTGGCCAGCGCCCAGGTCAAGTCGGCCTTGTTGCTGGCGGGGCTGTATGCGGGCGGGCTGGTCATCGTGCGCGAACCCGGCCCCTCCCGCGACCACACCGAGCGGATGTTGGCGGCCATGGGCGCGCCCATCGTCCGCCGCGGCCCTGTCATCACCTCTGAGTCGCCGACAGCCCCGCTCAGCCCGGTCGATCTGACTATCCCCGGCGATTTCTCGTCCGCGGCCTTCCTCCTGGCCGCGGCTGCCTGCACTCCTGGCAGCGATGTCACCCTCCCTGGCGTGGGGGTGAATCCCACCCGCCGCGGCCTGCTGGATGCCCTGATCGAGATGGGCGCCGATATTGCCATGCACAACTGGGCCGAGAGCGGCGGTGAACCCACCGGCGATCTGCACGTCCGACCGGCTGCGCTGGCCGGCATCACGCTCAGCGGCGACATCATCCCCACCCTGATCGACGAACTGCCGGTCTTTGCCGTCATCGCCACCCAGGCGCACGGCCAGACGGTGGTGCGCGACGCCGCCGAACTGCGGGTGAAGGAAACCGACCGCATCGCCACCACCGTGGCTGAATTGCGCAAATTGGGCGCGGCCATCGAGCCTACCGCCGATGGCTTCATCATCGAAGGCCCTACCCGGCTCAAGGGCGCCCGCGTCGATTCGCACGGCGACCACCGCCTGGCGATGGCCCTGGCCGTGGCCGGGCTGCTGGCCGAGGGCGCCACCGCGGTCGAGGATGCCGACTGCGTCTCCGATTCGTTTCCGGGCTTCGCCGACGTCCTGGCGCGATTGGGCGCCCGACTGGGGTGAGGGGACAAGTGACAGGCGGCAGGCAGCGCCCGTTTCGGCCCGGCCTCCCGGCCGGCGCCGCGCCCCCCATGGTCTACATCCCTCCCGGCCCCTTCGTCTATGGCCCCGAGGTGGTGTACGAACGCCGGCAGGGAGCGCGCCCCTTGCGCCTGCAGACCACCCTCG
This genomic window contains:
- a CDS encoding PaaI family thioesterase encodes the protein MTAPFSYIDARSADKQPNSRMCFVCGMENPAGLHAHFYQMDENTCLGRFLPAPHHQGYPGRVHGGIVAAMLDETMGRAIWSDRTAWGVTAELTIRYKAPTPMGEMLTVVGRITESKGRVFLAEGTLMLADGAVAVVATGKFVRLPLDTILQDGAEGLDPNLELFVIPEETR
- the mce gene encoding methylmalonyl-CoA epimerase → MIRRINHIAIVVANLDQALRTYQDRLGLAMTKRLLMPEQEVEIAFLPAGESVIELIQPVTETSGVAKYLASRGEGLHHICLEVEDVRATMEELAARDVRLINEQPIRAAEGYGVFAHPKSAHGVLIEFLQPYEG
- the tsaD gene encoding tRNA (adenosine(37)-N6)-threonylcarbamoyltransferase complex transferase subunit TsaD, which codes for MALILGIETSCDETAVAVVEDGRRIHSNVIATQIDLHRQYGGVFPEVAARQHLLTLLPVVAEGLERARVGWEQIEAVAVTCGPGLAGSLLVGVNAAKGIAWARGLPLVGVNHLEGHVYSNWVEVEGRRVEERFPVLVLIVSGGHTELIAMTGHGCYRRLGGTIDDAAGEAFDKVARLLGLGYPGGPAIQRAAAAGRVAFDLPRAWLPGRHDFSFSGLKTAVLRAVQSQSSGQDAAASLDPQIVADLAASFQQAVVDVLVGKTLRAAEAIEATQVCVCGGVAANSALRQAMTDRSPRPLFVPPLSLCTDNAAMIAAAGFYRWQHGQQDGLDLDVTANLALA
- a CDS encoding cupin domain-containing protein, with the protein product MKPISVAQRVERTGEASLGPDETGNLTTYLIYGKLAPNEAGRRLRPGQGREEIFYVINGRVRMETSGLGEEVVDEGSAVPMPEGSDCWVSNITPTTVQYVIAGGFTEPVHFLHRVQQAQAATIYQSRR
- a CDS encoding amino acid ABC transporter ATP-binding protein, with protein sequence MPCCPTIFGWPEGNNFALLSPFNLFSSPFSSRPPGFQETPPVSEPIIIARDVHKWFGHFHALRGVNMEVQKGEVIVIFGPSGSGKSTFIRTINRLEDHQKGTIIVDGVELTHDTRNIATIRREVGMVFQQFNLFPHLTVLQNVTLGPIQVRKWKKEKAEEVAMQLLTRVGIPDQAAKFPGQLSGGQQQRVAIARALAMQPKVMLFDEPTSALDPEMIKEVLEVMMELAQSGMTMLVVTHEMGFARAVASRMFFFDQGAIVESGPPRQVFENPQEERTKLFLSQILQH
- a CDS encoding M42 family metallopeptidase, which encodes MNADWPHSEDAPGATRPAPLAANIAYLLGCLADLLAIPSPSGLAGPALDYVEGALTALGLQPHRLRKGVLTAWWDGAAATAPRALTAHVDTLGAMVKRIRHNGRLQLTRLGGFDWTSVEGEGCWVLLGDGRRLRGSLLPHYASKHVFGPATEDLPRADESMELRLDASVTGPWDAQALGVEVGDFVVFDPRLETGHNGYVRGRYLDNKAVVACLLAAVRALNDANQQPAQSTLLHFCDFEEVGHGGAHGLPADLAELVALDIGPVGEGQASTEHAVSICVKDLNGPYHVDLTRRLRDLARSENINYRTDIYPYYGSDGAAYWRAGGGAQVALIGPGVDATHHYERTHEDALDATTRLIAAYVSRA
- the nadD gene encoding nicotinate-nucleotide adenylyltransferase yields the protein MNRIGLLGGTFDPVHIGHLILAETARDTLQLDHVFFVPAADPPHKRGQVEARADDRLAMLHLAIDDNPAFSISPIDLQRKGPHFTADMVEIMRQQIGEGVEMWFLMGLDSLIDFPNWREPERIRRLARLAAATRPGYVVDWVPLEDALPGIIHDVTLLPMPGVSIASHHLRQKMESGHSVRYQLPEPVRDYIRQKGLYLVQPAPSSPD
- a CDS encoding HIT domain-containing protein — translated: MMERLYTPWRREYVVNPKAVDCPFCDYLSQDASHDADNLILLRSERTFIILNRYPYNNGHLMVLPNLHVSDLEAMDDATQLELMQMTTLAKHLLQRTLQPHGFNVGLNLGKAAGAGLADHLHVHIVPRWSGDTNFMPIVANTRILPEWLGETYQRLRATLASILAPA
- a CDS encoding extracellular solute-binding protein; translation: MPRAVFALLIALLFALAACEPQLPAPTPSPTPTSTAAAESSLADVTPAPNLPKPLVLWLPDWMVMEDDDAADQLRQMITRFGDEEGTEIEIIVKTSSDEGGLLDFLVVSQPVAPAILPDLIALPLDRAEVAASKGLLQPLDDLIDPNLTADLFSFARTVARTDQGWYALPFVASVEHLAFQPSAIGDPPVNWDILLETQATYAFPAAGAETTLPDAVLIHYLSTVEPGEDPLRNEAALRRLLGLYQTARANALLDSSTAQAGSASDTWPRVLQGGVVMADTTSQLWLRDRQQATLLRFGPVPTADSTPRYIAHGWAFAIVSADEERQALCIRLVERLMAPDFLSRWSLAAHYLPARRSALAAWPSDNYTAFAADALDTATRPPAWTSDATFIRSLHRAALDVIMGVVNVETALQTAVASW
- the aroA gene encoding 3-phosphoshikimate 1-carboxyvinyltransferase, with product MSTLLVSPGPLVGAARVPADKSITHRALLFGAIAHGVSRVRNFLDGGDCRATLGVVRALGVEVEEPATGEWRLHGRGLRGLQEPETALDCVNSGTTARLLTGLLAGQSFHSVVVGSPQLRKRPMARVVEPLRQMGADIGGREGGRLLPLSIRGRELAGFDYTLPVASAQVKSALLLAGLYAGGLVIVREPGPSRDHTERMLAAMGAPIVRRGPVITSESPTAPLSPVDLTIPGDFSSAAFLLAAAACTPGSDVTLPGVGVNPTRRGLLDALIEMGADIAMHNWAESGGEPTGDLHVRPAALAGITLSGDIIPTLIDELPVFAVIATQAHGQTVVRDAAELRVKETDRIATTVAELRKLGAAIEPTADGFIIEGPTRLKGARVDSHGDHRLAMALAVAGLLAEGATAVEDADCVSDSFPGFADVLARLGARLG